AGGGCAGGGTTGCCGATCGCAGGTTGAACCCGCCGGTGGTGCGTGACAGGCTCAGGCCCCGTGATCGATGGATTCGCGAAAGAATACCTGCACGGCGATCTACGAGAGATTCGCGAGGCGATGCTCTGGAAGCTCGACGGGCTCGGCGAGTACGACGTCCGCCGCCCCCTGACCGCGACCGGCACCAATCTCCTCGGCCTGGTCAAGCATCTGTCGATCTGCGAGTCCAGGTATTTCGGCGAGGTCTTCGACCGGCCTTTCCCCGAGCCTCTGCCCTGGTGGGACGACGCCGGGGATGCCGGTGCCGACATGTGGGCTACCGAGTACGAGACGCGTGATGAGACCGTCGACCGATACCGTCGCGTATGGGAGCACTCGGACGCGACCATCACCGCCCTCGCCCTTGACTCTCCCGGCCACGTGCCCTGGTGGCCACGTCCCGACGTGAAGCTGTTCAACATCCTGGTCCACATGCTCACCGAGACCAGCCGGCACGCTGGACACGCCGACATCCTCCGCGAACAACTCGACGAGTCCACCGGCACGACAGCCCGGTACGCGACTCCACAGCGCGACCCGGCCTACTGGGAAGCGCATCGCTCGAAGATCGAGCGAGCCGCCACAGCAGCCGTCACCAAGCCCGACCACGCTGACCGCTCCGACACAGACGTCTACGCGGCTGGGACCGCTACCGGGTCGCATGACATCCGGTGATGAGCAGCGCCTCGCTCGCGAGGAAGGACCCGTAGAGCATGGGCAGCCATGGCTCAACGTCGCCCTGTACGGGGACATAGACATTCCCGCGGCGTACTTCGATGCGGCGATCGCCATAGCCGAGACAATTCACAACGACCCACGCTGGCGCGGCTGGTGGTCCCAGGGCAGAGCAGCGTGAGCTGACGATCGCCGTCAACTACGCCGCCAAGCCGCCGTCCGAGCGTTGCAGCATCAGCAGGACGAAGCCGAGGAGCCCGGTACGACACTGACCGCCTACGAGGTGAAGGGAATCTCCCCGAAGGTGGCCGTCGCAGTCGGGGAGACACGGGCCGAAGCCGTCTTCGTCTCCGTCAGCTCCGGCACCGAGTTGCCGGCCGCCGTGCAGAAACTGATCGACGGCTCGTGACGGGCCTCTCGCGTCGGAGTGGGCGACCGATCAGTGGCCGACACTCATACGACTGCCAGACCGACCTTATGGCTACTCGTAGCCCTGAGCCGCTGAGAGTTGCAGGGCGACTGATCGCCAGGTGACTGGTTCCAGTTCCACGTGGCGCGCCGAGTTGGCACCTGCCCAGGCGGCCCAGCCGTCGAGCCAGCCGTACAGACTGCTGTGCGCCCAACTGCCTCCGTCGCCAGCCCATTCATTGCGGCGCGCCGCCGCCTCGCGTTCCCGCTGGTGGCCGACGAAGTCGGTGGCGAGGCTTGCCGCGTACCACCGTAGGTCGATCGCACTGTCCACCTCGTGCGACTGAGTTCCGGAGTCGGCCAGAGCACAGTTGAACGCGGGAGGGGAGGTCCGGGCGGCGTTCAGTTGGTAGGCCAGACCTTGCCAGCCGGGCCGGCCGGGAGCCTCTTCCCCTAGCAGGTCGGTGCCGTCGATTCGCTTGCCCAGGACTCGGACCCAGCCCCAGAGGAAGTCGGAGATCGTTCGGTTGATCCATCGCTGCGCCAGAGATTCGTCGACGCCCTGCCCGCTGCACGCGCGCTCACAGTCGATCGAAAGCAGTTGGAGGTAAGCGGAGAAGTCTTGACGGGAGTTCACCTGCTGCCAGGAGTCGGTATCTCGGGGTACGGACACACCGAGAGGCTACGAGCCCATGCCGACGCGCGTCGACCGGTTTGTCCGAGAGCGAGGCCTCCCTGGCGTGCCATGTGCTGTTCGGGATCGACAACGTCTCCGTGCCTGCGTCCCTCCGCGCCCGCATTCCGCTCGGTGAACAGGTCAGCAAGCAGTTCGACCATGGTCACGGTGGAGCCGCCCTCGGCGAGAACAGTTTCGGCCTCCCGCGCGAGCAGTTCGTCGGCCGCGTCTTCCAGTGCGTTGAAGTCGGCGATGGGCACAAGGGCAGCCACCGGAGCACCGTTACGAGTGATCACCGTCGCGGTGCCCCGCGCAGCGCGGTTGATGTGATCGGCAAGGCGAGCGCGAACTTCGCGTACGGTCACAGCGTTTTCGTCCATGAGCCAAGTGAACGCGCAAGTGGCCGTCAGTCGCGTCAGCCGCCCCGCACGGCCTCCGCGATCCGCAGGGCGACCTCGGCGGGGGCTAGGCGCGAGGTGTCGACGACCTCGCCCTCGGCGTGCAGCCACGTGCGGGCCGCCTCGGCGTAGGGCTCCAGGTATTTCAGGCGGAACGGGGAGTCGGGGCCGAGGACCGTGTCGCCGGCGATACGGCCACGGAGGGTGTCCTGGTCCGCGTGGAG
This genomic interval from Streptomyces sp. B21-083 contains the following:
- a CDS encoding DUF6281 family protein, which gives rise to MQHQQDEAEEPGTTLTAYEVKGISPKVAVAVGETRAEAVFVSVSSGTELPAAVQKLIDGS
- a CDS encoding DinB family protein; amino-acid sequence: MIDGFAKEYLHGDLREIREAMLWKLDGLGEYDVRRPLTATGTNLLGLVKHLSICESRYFGEVFDRPFPEPLPWWDDAGDAGADMWATEYETRDETVDRYRRVWEHSDATITALALDSPGHVPWWPRPDVKLFNILVHMLTETSRHAGHADILREQLDESTGTTARYATPQRDPAYWEAHRSKIERAATAAVTKPDHADRSDTDVYAAGTATGSHDIR